Proteins from one Desmodus rotundus isolate HL8 chromosome 9, HLdesRot8A.1, whole genome shotgun sequence genomic window:
- the RNF222 gene encoding RING finger protein 222 isoform X1, with translation MSAMSEGESKDSAGSECPVCYEKFRDLEGASRTLSCGHVFCHDCLVKYLLSTRVDGQVQRTIVCPICRYVTFLSKKSSRWPSMLDKSSQTLAVPMGLPSGPPTNTLGHTNPLAVSQPVWRASLSQSTQLPLDSLPSLAREPQIFIISRHGMPLGEQDSVLPRRSLAELSEASPAPSSTRSFCCRSRALLLITLIAVVAVVAAILPWVLLVRKQA, from the exons ATGT CAGCCATGTCAGAAGGGGAGAGTAAGGACAGCGCGGGCAGCGAGTGCCCGGTGTGCTACGAGAAGTTCCGTGATCTGGAGGGCGCCAGCCGCACACTGAGCTGCGGCCATGTGTTCTGCCATGACTGTCTTGTCAAGTACCTACTCTCCACCCGCGTGGATGGGCAGGTCCAGAGGACCATCGTCTGCCCCATCTGCCGCTACGTCACCTTCCTCAGCAAGAAGAGCTCCCGCTGGCCTTCCATGCTGGACAAGAGCTCCCAGACCCTGGCTGTGCCTATGGGCCTGCCCTCTGGGCCACCGACAAACACCCTGGGCCACACAAACCCCCTGGCTGTCTCCCAGCCTGTCTGGAGAGCATCCCTGAGTCAGAGCACCCAGCTCCCCTTGGACTCACTGCCCAGCCTGGCCCGGGAGCCTCAGATCTTCATCATCAGCCGCCACGGGATGCCCCTGGGGGAGCAGGACAGTGTCCTGCCGCGGCGCAGCCTGGCAGAGCTCTCTGAGGCGTCACCAGCACCCAGCTCCACACGGTCATTCTGCTGCCGTTCCCGCGCCCTCCTTCTCATCACCCTCATCGctgtggtggcggtggtggctgCCATCTTGCCCTGGGTGCTGCTGGTGAGGAAGCAGGCATGA
- the RNF222 gene encoding RING finger protein 222 isoform X2: MSEGESKDSAGSECPVCYEKFRDLEGASRTLSCGHVFCHDCLVKYLLSTRVDGQVQRTIVCPICRYVTFLSKKSSRWPSMLDKSSQTLAVPMGLPSGPPTNTLGHTNPLAVSQPVWRASLSQSTQLPLDSLPSLAREPQIFIISRHGMPLGEQDSVLPRRSLAELSEASPAPSSTRSFCCRSRALLLITLIAVVAVVAAILPWVLLVRKQA, translated from the coding sequence ATGTCAGAAGGGGAGAGTAAGGACAGCGCGGGCAGCGAGTGCCCGGTGTGCTACGAGAAGTTCCGTGATCTGGAGGGCGCCAGCCGCACACTGAGCTGCGGCCATGTGTTCTGCCATGACTGTCTTGTCAAGTACCTACTCTCCACCCGCGTGGATGGGCAGGTCCAGAGGACCATCGTCTGCCCCATCTGCCGCTACGTCACCTTCCTCAGCAAGAAGAGCTCCCGCTGGCCTTCCATGCTGGACAAGAGCTCCCAGACCCTGGCTGTGCCTATGGGCCTGCCCTCTGGGCCACCGACAAACACCCTGGGCCACACAAACCCCCTGGCTGTCTCCCAGCCTGTCTGGAGAGCATCCCTGAGTCAGAGCACCCAGCTCCCCTTGGACTCACTGCCCAGCCTGGCCCGGGAGCCTCAGATCTTCATCATCAGCCGCCACGGGATGCCCCTGGGGGAGCAGGACAGTGTCCTGCCGCGGCGCAGCCTGGCAGAGCTCTCTGAGGCGTCACCAGCACCCAGCTCCACACGGTCATTCTGCTGCCGTTCCCGCGCCCTCCTTCTCATCACCCTCATCGctgtggtggcggtggtggctgCCATCTTGCCCTGGGTGCTGCTGGTGAGGAAGCAGGCATGA
- the RPL26 gene encoding large ribosomal subunit protein uL24: MKFNPFVTSDRSKNRKRHFNAPSHIRRKIMSSPLSKELRQKYNVRSMPIRKDDEVQVVRGHYKGQQIGKVVQVYRKKYVIYIERVQREKANGTTVHVGIHPSKVVITRLKLDKDRKKILERKAKSRQVGKEKGKYKEETIEKMQE; encoded by the exons ATGAAGTTCAATCCCTTTGTGACTTCTGACCGGAGCAAGAACCGTAAAAGGCATTTCAATGCACCTTCCCACATTCGCAGGAAGATTATGTCTTCTCCTCTTTCCAAAGAGCTGAGACAGAAGTACAACGTTCGATCCATGCCCATCCGAAAGGATGATGAAGTTCAG GTTGTGCGAGGACATTACAAAGGGCAGCAAATTGGCAAAGTAGTCCAGGTTTACAGGAAGAAATACGTCATCTACATTGAACGAGTGCAGCGGGAGAAAGCTAATGGTACAACTGTTCATGTGGGCATTCACCCCAGCAAG gtGGTTATCACTAGACTAAAACTGGACAAAGACCGCAAAAAGATCCTTGAACGTAAAGCCAAATCTCGCCaagtaggaaaggaaaagggCAAGTACAAGGAAGAAACAATTGAGAAGATGCAGGAATAA